A single genomic interval of Terriglobus albidus harbors:
- a CDS encoding queuosine precursor transporter, with protein sequence MSKIQPHGYKYLDALITAFVVILLVSNLVAQKICRIGPLEVSGAVILFPITYIFGDVFTEVYGYGASRRAIWLGFFGTALLYAMATITISLPAASGWHNQAAFETVFGFIPRILFASIIAYFLGEFANSYTLARMKLVTNGKMLWTRTVGSTIVGQAVDTAVVMTLTFGFTLPWADIGRLIVTGYLLKVVYEVLATPVTYAVVGWLKRSEGVDAFDQHTSFNPFHFGGGELGDRD encoded by the coding sequence ATGTCAAAAATACAGCCGCACGGATACAAGTACCTTGATGCCCTGATCACCGCATTTGTCGTAATTCTGCTGGTCAGCAACCTGGTGGCACAGAAGATCTGCCGTATCGGACCGCTAGAGGTCAGCGGTGCGGTGATCCTGTTTCCCATCACCTACATCTTCGGAGACGTCTTTACCGAAGTCTACGGCTATGGAGCGTCGCGCCGGGCCATCTGGCTCGGCTTCTTCGGAACGGCGCTGTTGTACGCGATGGCCACCATCACCATCTCATTGCCTGCGGCCAGCGGATGGCATAACCAGGCGGCCTTCGAGACCGTCTTTGGATTTATTCCGCGCATCCTGTTTGCCAGCATCATTGCGTATTTCCTGGGGGAGTTCGCCAACAGCTACACCCTGGCGCGGATGAAGCTGGTCACCAACGGCAAGATGCTGTGGACGCGCACGGTGGGTTCCACCATCGTCGGTCAGGCCGTCGATACCGCCGTCGTAATGACGCTCACCTTCGGTTTCACGCTTCCGTGGGCCGATATCGGGCGGCTGATCGTGACCGGCTACTTGTTGAAGGTGGTCTATGAAGTGCTGGCTACACCGGTGACCTACGCTGTAGTGGGCTGGTTGAAGCGGTCAGAGGGTGTAGATGCCTTTGACCAGCACACCAGCTTCAATCCCTTTCACTTCGGCGGTGGTGAGCTCGGTGACCGCGATTAG
- the dgt gene encoding dGTP triphosphohydrolase, with product MSTLRKPYAVRGDADDPLIQRKWPYPERMSRSPFERDRDRVVGSRAFRRLAGKTQVFSTRTSDHFRSRLTHSIEVAQIAREVASALGLNVELAETLALVHDIGHPPYGHTGERALDECLQPHGLRFDHNLQALRTVERFEQRYAAHRGLNLTLGVREGIIKHSRDYPADKYPKLAEYFLGQRPPLEAQIIDLVDEVAYLTADLDDGVESKILEVGELCEHLTIFRELYEFVHRRHPGVEQKYLFHEALQWMQHRLTDDVINNVTRQIEELGIETLEQIREYPYRIAVFSPEIEAIRLEEKRYLYEALYTCGPLDVERKHGVIVIKSLFNYWVKNPSQLPSNYYGDLETEGVPRTVADYIAGMTDSYILDQYGALVTKL from the coding sequence ATGTCGACCTTGCGCAAACCCTATGCTGTACGCGGCGATGCGGATGATCCGCTGATCCAGCGCAAATGGCCTTACCCAGAGCGGATGTCGCGCTCGCCGTTTGAACGCGATCGCGATCGCGTCGTAGGGTCACGCGCCTTTCGCCGCCTGGCCGGTAAGACGCAGGTCTTCTCCACCCGCACCTCAGACCACTTCCGTTCGCGCCTGACCCACTCGATTGAGGTCGCTCAGATCGCGCGCGAGGTCGCTTCTGCTCTTGGCTTGAATGTCGAACTTGCCGAAACGCTCGCCCTGGTTCACGACATAGGGCATCCACCCTACGGTCACACCGGCGAGCGCGCCCTCGACGAGTGTCTGCAGCCGCACGGGCTGCGGTTCGATCACAATCTGCAGGCTCTCCGCACGGTCGAACGCTTCGAGCAGCGCTACGCCGCGCATCGCGGCCTGAACCTGACCCTCGGTGTCCGGGAAGGCATCATCAAACACTCGCGCGACTACCCGGCCGATAAATATCCAAAGCTTGCAGAATACTTCCTCGGCCAGCGGCCACCGCTCGAAGCCCAGATCATCGATCTTGTCGATGAGGTTGCCTACCTGACCGCCGATCTGGATGATGGTGTCGAATCAAAGATTCTGGAAGTTGGCGAACTCTGCGAACATCTCACCATCTTTCGCGAGCTCTATGAGTTCGTGCATCGCCGGCATCCGGGCGTGGAACAGAAGTATCTCTTCCACGAGGCGTTGCAGTGGATGCAACATCGTCTTACCGACGATGTCATCAACAACGTCACGCGCCAGATCGAAGAACTGGGCATTGAGACGCTGGAACAGATCCGCGAATACCCCTACCGAATCGCCGTCTTTTCGCCGGAGATCGAGGCGATACGCCTGGAAGAAAAGCGCTATCTCTACGAGGCGCTCTATACCTGCGGCCCGCTGGATGTGGAGCGCAAGCACGGCGTTATCGTCATCAAGTCGCTCTTTAATTACTGGGTCAAGAACCCCAGCCAGCTTCCCAGCAACTATTACGGCGATCTGGAGACCGAAGGTGTGCCCCGCACCGTTGCCGACTATATCGCCGGCATGACCGACTCTTACATCCTCGATCAGTACGGGGCATTGGTTACCAAGCTCTAA
- a CDS encoding tetratricopeptide repeat protein, with amino-acid sequence MTFFRRIFSARPVFLTAAALLATLPVAAQQKNAPEPPRGPDRSAAYYHYSLAHMYEELAINQGRTDYATQAIEEYKLALNADSDSAQLQNGLADLYLKLGRVREAVSVAQEQVKKNPDDVEAHNILGKIYLRSLGDGTPNNQSQQMLQLALTEYKAIVRLKPDSVEDHLLLGQLYALNHENDKAEGELKTAQKLDGTSEEVILAMVRLYGEQNQYDRIAQLINALPITDRTARMEYSLGLTYDQLKKPKEAAAAYQRSLDIDNDNLDAQRGLASALLLDGQFDAALKQYQDIVTAEPQDAQSYIRISEIQRRQGHYDEALTTLKKAKTLVTDSLELSYNEALLYDSLGRFDDAVATLTKLLGDTAHADGNYTDGEKNNRGLFLDRLGIVLKEQGKTAQAVDAYRQIIALGGDNVSRGYMGEVDAYRDNHEWAKMTAAAAEAAKALPKDKSVQMVYAGTLADTGKVDEAITIAKAQLGGDDDRDTRMQLAQMYIRLKRWKDADEQLSQVEGITSRNEDKIYLYFSRGTLAERQKLFDQAEIEFRKVLTLDPNNAATLNYLGYMLADRGQKVNEALDMVRKAVELDPQNGAYLDSLGWAYFKSGQYTLAEEYLLKAKDRISTDPTVYDHLGELYLQTGKLKQAVTWWERSMKEYKMALAPDADPADQAKVQKKLDSARVKLARATPSRTSALQDK; translated from the coding sequence ATGACATTCTTCCGGCGTATCTTTTCGGCTCGTCCAGTCTTTCTCACGGCGGCTGCGCTGCTGGCCACCCTGCCCGTTGCTGCCCAGCAAAAAAACGCGCCTGAGCCGCCCAGGGGTCCTGATCGTTCTGCTGCTTACTACCACTACAGCCTCGCCCACATGTATGAAGAGCTGGCCATCAACCAGGGCCGCACCGATTACGCCACGCAGGCTATCGAAGAGTACAAGCTGGCGTTGAATGCCGATTCTGACTCAGCACAGTTGCAGAATGGTCTTGCCGATCTCTATCTGAAACTTGGCCGCGTCCGTGAAGCCGTTTCGGTCGCGCAGGAACAGGTCAAGAAGAATCCCGATGATGTGGAAGCCCACAACATCCTGGGCAAGATCTATCTCCGCTCGCTTGGCGATGGAACACCCAACAATCAGTCGCAGCAGATGCTGCAGTTAGCTCTTACCGAGTACAAGGCCATCGTCCGTCTGAAGCCGGACAGCGTGGAAGATCATCTTCTGCTCGGCCAGCTCTATGCCCTGAACCACGAGAACGATAAGGCTGAAGGAGAACTGAAGACGGCGCAGAAGCTTGACGGAACCTCGGAAGAGGTCATCCTCGCGATGGTTCGCCTCTATGGGGAACAGAACCAATACGACCGCATCGCGCAGCTCATCAACGCGCTGCCCATCACGGATCGTACCGCGCGGATGGAGTACTCCCTGGGCTTGACTTATGACCAGTTGAAGAAGCCCAAGGAGGCCGCTGCTGCCTACCAGCGATCTCTTGATATCGACAACGACAATCTCGACGCGCAGCGCGGCCTTGCCAGTGCTCTGCTGCTGGATGGTCAGTTCGACGCCGCTCTGAAGCAATACCAGGACATCGTCACCGCAGAGCCGCAGGATGCTCAGTCGTACATCCGCATCTCCGAGATCCAGCGCCGGCAGGGACATTACGACGAAGCACTCACCACGCTCAAGAAGGCCAAGACCCTGGTCACAGACTCGCTTGAGCTCAGCTACAACGAAGCCCTTCTCTACGATTCACTCGGCCGCTTCGATGATGCTGTCGCAACGCTGACCAAGCTGCTTGGCGACACAGCTCACGCCGATGGCAACTACACCGATGGCGAAAAGAACAATCGTGGGCTTTTCCTCGATCGTCTTGGCATTGTGCTCAAGGAACAGGGCAAGACCGCCCAGGCCGTCGACGCCTATAGGCAGATTATCGCCCTCGGCGGCGATAACGTCTCCCGTGGCTATATGGGTGAGGTCGATGCCTATCGCGATAACCACGAATGGGCGAAGATGACGGCCGCCGCGGCTGAGGCAGCCAAGGCTCTGCCCAAAGACAAATCCGTCCAGATGGTCTATGCGGGCACGCTCGCCGATACCGGCAAGGTTGACGAAGCGATTACGATTGCCAAGGCCCAGCTGGGCGGTGACGACGATCGCGATACCCGCATGCAGCTCGCGCAGATGTACATCCGGCTGAAGCGCTGGAAAGATGCCGACGAGCAGCTCTCACAGGTGGAAGGAATCACTTCGCGCAACGAAGACAAGATCTACCTCTATTTCTCGCGTGGTACGCTGGCAGAGCGTCAGAAGCTCTTTGATCAGGCCGAGATCGAGTTCCGCAAGGTGCTTACGCTCGACCCCAACAATGCCGCCACCCTCAACTATCTGGGTTATATGCTGGCCGACCGCGGGCAGAAGGTGAATGAAGCTCTCGACATGGTCCGCAAAGCTGTCGAGCTCGATCCGCAGAACGGCGCCTATCTCGATTCTCTCGGCTGGGCTTACTTCAAGAGCGGGCAGTACACGCTTGCCGAGGAGTACCTGCTGAAGGCGAAGGATCGCATCTCGACCGACCCGACGGTCTATGACCATCTGGGTGAGCTCTACCTCCAGACCGGCAAGTTGAAGCAAGCCGTCACCTGGTGGGAGCGCTCGATGAAGGAATACAAGATGGCTCTGGCCCCGGACGCCGATCCGGCGGACCAGGCCAAGGTGCAGAAGAAGCTCGACAGCGCCCGCGTCAAGCTCGCCCGCGCTACGCCTTCACGCACCTCAGCCCTGCAGGACAAGTAA
- the purH gene encoding bifunctional phosphoribosylaminoimidazolecarboxamide formyltransferase/IMP cyclohydrolase — MTDLKPVRRALLSVTDKSGLTDFARALAAQGVELVSTGGTAKTLRDAGLAVRDISDLTGFPEMLDGRVKTLHPKVHGGILHRRSVPEHVAAVREHGIEDIDMVVVNLYAFEATAAKPGVTFGELIENIDIGGPSMVRSAAKNFEDVAILTRVADYAAISSELQANSGQLSGETRWRLAQTAFATTAAYDSAIAATLAKLPYAEPETVLTQPEAKTGEYPQHLELGFKLAQTLRYGENPHQSAALYLDASGKGIAAGKQLQGKELSFNNLVDLDACWELASEFAEPAVAIIKHTNPCGAATGTSVADAYVRALAADPISAFGGVIGVNRVVDEAAAAEMAKLFVEAIAAPGFTPEAQAIFAAKKNLRLVEVKAHPAQQVIKQISGGLLLQDADRKRIEAGDLKIVTHREPTPEELTALLFSWRVCKHVKSNAIVYARAEAHGQEVFGQTVGIGAGQMSRVDAAKFGALKAVLPLAGTVAASDAFFPFPDGLETVAAAGATAVIQPGGSVKDADVIAAANRLNLAMVFTGIRHFRHG, encoded by the coding sequence ATGACTGACCTGAAGCCTGTACGCCGCGCCCTCCTCTCCGTCACCGATAAATCCGGACTCACCGACTTTGCCCGCGCCCTGGCCGCGCAGGGCGTCGAGCTCGTTTCGACTGGTGGCACCGCAAAGACGCTGCGTGACGCAGGTCTTGCTGTTCGCGATATCTCCGACCTCACCGGCTTCCCCGAGATGCTGGATGGCCGCGTCAAGACGCTGCACCCCAAGGTCCATGGCGGTATCCTGCATCGCCGCAGCGTTCCTGAGCATGTCGCTGCCGTCCGCGAGCACGGCATCGAGGACATCGACATGGTTGTAGTCAACCTCTATGCCTTCGAGGCCACCGCCGCCAAGCCCGGCGTTACCTTCGGCGAACTGATTGAAAACATTGATATTGGTGGTCCCTCGATGGTGCGCTCTGCCGCCAAAAACTTCGAGGACGTCGCCATCCTCACCCGCGTAGCCGACTATGCCGCCATCTCCTCAGAGCTCCAGGCCAACAGCGGCCAGCTCTCCGGCGAGACCCGATGGCGGCTGGCCCAAACTGCCTTTGCCACCACCGCCGCCTATGATTCCGCCATCGCCGCGACCCTGGCGAAACTGCCTTACGCCGAGCCGGAAACGGTTCTGACCCAGCCGGAGGCCAAAACCGGGGAGTATCCGCAGCACCTCGAGCTCGGCTTCAAACTGGCGCAGACCCTCCGCTACGGCGAGAATCCGCATCAGTCGGCAGCGCTCTATCTGGATGCCTCCGGCAAAGGCATCGCCGCCGGAAAACAGTTGCAGGGTAAGGAGTTGTCGTTCAACAACCTGGTGGATCTGGATGCCTGCTGGGAGCTCGCCAGCGAATTTGCAGAGCCTGCGGTCGCCATCATCAAGCACACCAACCCCTGCGGCGCGGCCACCGGCACCTCGGTCGCCGACGCCTACGTCCGAGCTCTGGCTGCCGATCCCATCTCCGCCTTCGGCGGCGTCATTGGTGTGAACCGGGTGGTTGACGAAGCCGCGGCGGCTGAAATGGCCAAGCTCTTCGTTGAAGCAATCGCCGCCCCCGGCTTTACTCCTGAGGCTCAGGCTATCTTTGCCGCGAAGAAGAATCTGCGGCTGGTTGAGGTGAAGGCGCACCCAGCTCAGCAGGTCATCAAGCAGATCTCCGGCGGCCTGCTGCTGCAGGATGCTGATCGCAAGAGGATCGAAGCCGGTGACCTGAAGATCGTCACCCACCGCGAGCCCACCCCGGAGGAGCTGACAGCCCTGCTCTTCTCCTGGCGAGTCTGTAAGCATGTGAAATCAAACGCGATTGTCTATGCCCGTGCCGAGGCTCACGGCCAGGAGGTCTTCGGCCAAACCGTCGGTATCGGCGCCGGGCAGATGTCGCGCGTAGACGCTGCGAAGTTCGGCGCCCTGAAGGCGGTTCTACCGCTGGCCGGGACCGTTGCCGCCTCCGATGCCTTCTTCCCCTTCCCGGACGGCCTGGAAACCGTGGCAGCGGCTGGAGCGACGGCCGTCATTCAGCCGGGCGGCTCGGTCAAGGATGCTGACGTCATTGCCGCCGCCAACCGGCTCAACCTGGCGATGGTATTCACTGGAATTCGTCACTTCCGTCACGGATAA
- a CDS encoding 3-keto-disaccharide hydrolase gives MRRLLLPVALSFAATAVFAQETAKPKPEDTEVWSPVPPVVTPAGAVTTPPPSDAIVLFDGKNLDQWVQVSDKSSAKWSVNGGILTVNKEKGVGNIETKKTFRNYQLHIEWRVPATIAGEGQGRGNSGIFLASTGTGDTGYELQVLDSYQNKTYVNGMAGSLYKQAIPLANPGLKPGEWQSYDVIWTAPTFNTDGSVKTPAYATVLFNGVLVENHFQLKGETLYIGPPVYKAYDRAPIKLQAHGDKSEPLSFRNIWARELP, from the coding sequence ATGCGCCGCTTACTGCTTCCCGTCGCCCTAAGTTTCGCCGCAACTGCCGTCTTCGCTCAGGAGACGGCCAAGCCTAAGCCAGAAGACACCGAGGTCTGGTCGCCGGTCCCGCCGGTTGTGACTCCCGCTGGCGCCGTTACCACGCCTCCTCCCTCGGACGCGATCGTGCTGTTCGATGGCAAAAATCTCGACCAATGGGTTCAGGTCAGTGACAAGTCTTCCGCAAAGTGGAGCGTCAATGGCGGCATCCTCACCGTGAACAAGGAGAAGGGCGTCGGCAACATCGAGACGAAGAAAACCTTCCGCAACTACCAGCTCCATATTGAGTGGCGTGTTCCTGCCACCATCGCCGGTGAAGGCCAGGGCCGCGGCAACAGCGGCATCTTCCTCGCATCTACCGGTACCGGCGACACAGGCTACGAATTACAGGTGCTGGACTCCTACCAGAACAAGACCTACGTCAATGGCATGGCCGGCAGCCTCTACAAACAGGCGATCCCGCTTGCCAACCCAGGCTTGAAGCCCGGCGAGTGGCAGAGCTATGACGTCATCTGGACTGCGCCGACCTTCAACACCGATGGTTCTGTAAAGACTCCGGCCTACGCTACCGTGCTGTTCAACGGCGTACTGGTGGAGAACCACTTCCAGCTCAAGGGAGAAACCCTGTACATCGGCCCGCCGGTCTACAAGGCTTACGACCGCGCGCCGATCAAGCTGCAAGCCCATGGCGACAAGAGCGAGCCGCTCAGCTTCCGTAATATCTGGGCTCGCGAACTGCCGTAG
- a CDS encoding dihydroorotate dehydrogenase, producing the protein MRVTIAGVELRSPVIAASGTFGYGVEFEDILSLDKIGAFVTKGLSAEPMAGNPSPRIIETASGMMNAIGLQNVGVRAFIEEKLPKIRQIRGAVCIANVFGYTVEDCIEVVRALDQADGIAMYELNASCPNTSHGGMVFGTDGMMLYDLVARIRRETQRPIMVKLSPNVTNIGQMARVAQDAGADAVSLVNTFLALSIDIETRKPRIANTTGGLSGPAIKPIAVRMVRETSRAVAIPVVGLGGIVCAEDAVEFMLAGATAVQVGTASYADPRAVEVIATGVRSWCRSHDVERVRDLTGAMLSA; encoded by the coding sequence ATGCGCGTTACTATCGCCGGCGTGGAGCTTCGTTCTCCTGTCATCGCCGCCAGCGGAACCTTCGGTTACGGTGTCGAATTTGAAGACATCCTCTCGCTCGACAAGATTGGCGCTTTCGTCACCAAGGGCCTCTCGGCCGAGCCCATGGCCGGCAATCCCTCGCCGCGTATCATCGAAACCGCCAGCGGCATGATGAATGCCATCGGCCTGCAGAACGTCGGCGTCCGCGCCTTCATCGAGGAAAAGCTTCCGAAGATTCGCCAGATCCGCGGAGCCGTCTGCATCGCCAACGTCTTCGGCTACACCGTCGAAGACTGCATTGAGGTCGTCCGCGCTCTTGACCAGGCCGACGGTATCGCTATGTACGAATTGAACGCCTCCTGCCCGAACACCTCGCACGGCGGCATGGTCTTCGGCACCGACGGCATGATGCTCTACGACCTGGTGGCGCGCATCCGTAGAGAAACGCAGCGGCCCATCATGGTGAAACTCTCTCCCAATGTCACTAACATCGGGCAGATGGCGCGGGTCGCCCAGGATGCCGGCGCCGACGCCGTCTCGCTGGTCAATACATTCCTGGCGCTCTCCATCGATATCGAGACCCGCAAGCCGCGCATCGCCAATACCACGGGCGGACTCTCCGGCCCGGCGATCAAACCGATCGCTGTGCGTATGGTCCGTGAAACATCGCGCGCCGTGGCGATCCCCGTTGTCGGCCTGGGCGGCATTGTCTGTGCGGAAGATGCCGTGGAGTTCATGCTGGCTGGCGCTACAGCGGTTCAGGTGGGCACAGCAAGCTACGCAGATCCGCGTGCGGTGGAGGTCATCGCTACCGGCGTGAGGTCCTGGTGCCGCTCGCACGACGTGGAGCGGGTGCGCGATCTTACCGGAGCCATGCTTTCCGCCTGA
- a CDS encoding cupin domain-containing protein: MRCDHRSVALFACCLSIGAFAAAQSPEPMVFKPAVGTTMTHHPALPACAQLAVQEGDPSKGSSTILMKATAGCVIPWHFHTAKERLVIVSGTAKGEMRMKDMKPLTLKAGDYLVLPAKEIHQFTALTAVTLFNFTDTTFDIHYVDGAGKEIPPDQAVKTKKAK; encoded by the coding sequence ATGCGTTGTGATCATCGTAGTGTTGCCCTGTTTGCCTGCTGTTTATCGATCGGTGCTTTTGCGGCCGCGCAATCGCCGGAGCCAATGGTCTTCAAACCAGCGGTTGGAACAACAATGACGCATCATCCGGCTCTGCCGGCATGCGCGCAGCTTGCGGTTCAGGAAGGAGACCCGTCGAAGGGGAGCTCCACGATCCTGATGAAGGCTACTGCCGGTTGCGTTATCCCTTGGCACTTCCATACGGCCAAGGAGCGCCTGGTCATTGTTAGCGGAACCGCTAAGGGCGAGATGCGGATGAAGGATATGAAGCCGCTAACGTTGAAGGCAGGTGATTACCTGGTGCTGCCAGCCAAGGAAATTCATCAGTTCACCGCCCTAACGGCAGTGACGCTCTTCAATTTCACCGATACCACCTTCGATATTCACTATGTCGACGGTGCGGGGAAAGAGATTCCGCCCGATCAGGCGGTGAAGACAAAGAAGGCGAAGTAG
- the serS gene encoding serine--tRNA ligase produces MLDLGFVRANLDVVKAKLRLRGMDPEAALGDFATLDAERRAAITEVENLKAERNRLSAEVANIKRAGGDAASVMEQTRSLKEKIEGLEGHAAELDAALLKTLQAIPNLPADDVPEGADEHGNLLIKTWGEKASFDFEPKPHWEIAEALGIVDFERAAKISGARMVVHFGQGARLERALAAFMLDLHTREHGYMEVLPPFMVNSRTLFGTGQLPKFAEDLFHCDDSGPYEGELKDGDHWLIPTSEVPITNLYAGETLDAGQLPISYTAHTPCFRAEAGSHGRDVRGMIRQHQFQKVELIKFTTPETSPEEHEKLTHNAETVLERLGLPYRRMLLCTGDMGFSSSKTYDLEVWLPGQQTYREISSCSNCGDFQARRAGIRYRPAGAKKSELLHTLNGSGLAVGRTYLAILENYQQADGTVRVPPALVPYMNGETVIGKQVR; encoded by the coding sequence ATGTTGGATCTGGGATTTGTCCGGGCGAACCTGGACGTGGTTAAGGCAAAACTGCGCCTGCGCGGCATGGACCCCGAGGCGGCGTTGGGCGATTTCGCCACGCTGGACGCGGAGCGTCGCGCAGCGATCACCGAGGTGGAAAACCTGAAGGCGGAGCGTAACCGGCTCTCGGCCGAAGTGGCTAACATCAAGCGTGCCGGCGGCGATGCTGCGTCGGTGATGGAGCAGACGAGGTCCTTAAAAGAAAAGATTGAAGGCCTGGAAGGCCACGCTGCGGAACTGGATGCGGCGCTGCTGAAGACCCTGCAGGCCATTCCTAATCTGCCGGCTGACGACGTGCCCGAGGGCGCCGACGAGCATGGCAATCTCCTGATCAAGACCTGGGGCGAGAAAGCCAGCTTCGATTTCGAGCCGAAGCCGCACTGGGAGATCGCCGAGGCCCTGGGCATTGTGGACTTTGAGCGCGCTGCCAAGATCTCCGGTGCGCGCATGGTGGTGCACTTTGGCCAGGGAGCCCGCCTGGAGCGTGCCCTGGCGGCCTTCATGCTGGACCTCCACACCCGCGAGCATGGCTACATGGAGGTGCTGCCGCCCTTCATGGTGAATTCGCGCACCCTGTTCGGCACCGGGCAGTTGCCGAAGTTTGCCGAAGATCTCTTCCACTGTGACGACAGTGGCCCTTATGAAGGCGAGCTGAAGGACGGTGATCACTGGCTGATCCCGACCTCGGAGGTTCCCATCACCAACCTTTATGCCGGCGAAACGCTGGACGCGGGCCAGTTGCCGATCAGTTATACCGCTCATACGCCCTGCTTCCGCGCCGAGGCCGGATCGCACGGCCGGGATGTGCGCGGCATGATCCGTCAGCACCAGTTCCAGAAGGTAGAGCTGATCAAGTTCACTACTCCGGAGACTTCACCCGAAGAGCACGAGAAGCTGACCCACAACGCTGAGACCGTGCTGGAGAGGCTGGGCCTGCCGTACCGGCGCATGCTGCTGTGCACCGGTGACATGGGCTTCAGCTCGTCGAAGACCTATGACCTTGAGGTCTGGTTGCCAGGGCAGCAGACCTACCGCGAGATCAGCTCCTGCTCCAACTGCGGCGACTTCCAGGCGAGGCGTGCCGGCATTCGCTACCGCCCTGCGGGCGCGAAGAAGAGCGAGCTGCTGCACACGCTGAACGGCAGCGGTCTGGCTGTGGGCCGGACGTATCTGGCGATCCTTGAAAACTACCAGCAGGCGGATGGCACCGTGCGCGTGCCCCCGGCTCTGGTGCCTTACATGAATGGCGAAACCGTCATCGGAAAGCAGGTACGCTGA
- a CDS encoding LolA family protein, with protein MRFAFVKFTAAAALILAAFSVKPSSAQNADVQKIVQQMDAAAAKFQSATADLRWDNYERVVRETTTQTGIIYFQKKGNATDMGAVIQKPAKKVVAYSGGLLKMYEPNIDSLTLIDTSKNQAEVESFLTLGFGGSGTALEKQWAITSQGTETIDGVQTAKLDLVPKQESIKKSCTHITIWLDTARGVTLKQQIFMPSGDQKISYYTNIKVNGKIDAKTFEIKTTSKTAVKRP; from the coding sequence ATGCGCTTTGCATTCGTTAAGTTCACTGCCGCGGCCGCGCTGATACTGGCCGCTTTCTCTGTGAAACCATCGTCGGCCCAGAACGCCGACGTACAGAAGATCGTGCAGCAGATGGATGCCGCCGCTGCGAAGTTCCAGTCCGCAACAGCCGATCTCCGCTGGGATAACTATGAGCGGGTAGTGCGCGAGACCACGACGCAGACCGGCATCATCTACTTCCAGAAGAAGGGCAATGCGACCGACATGGGCGCGGTGATCCAAAAGCCGGCGAAGAAGGTGGTCGCCTACTCAGGGGGGCTGCTGAAGATGTATGAGCCGAACATTGACAGTCTCACGCTCATCGATACCAGCAAGAACCAGGCTGAGGTAGAGAGCTTTCTGACACTGGGCTTTGGCGGCTCAGGAACAGCACTGGAAAAGCAGTGGGCGATTACTTCGCAAGGTACGGAGACGATTGACGGCGTGCAGACGGCGAAGCTTGACCTTGTTCCTAAGCAAGAGTCCATCAAGAAATCGTGTACGCATATCACGATCTGGCTGGACACTGCTCGAGGTGTCACGTTGAAGCAGCAGATATTTATGCCCTCGGGAGACCAGAAGATCTCCTACTACACCAACATCAAGGTCAACGGGAAGATCGACGCCAAGACCTTCGAGATTAAGACGACGAGCAAGACTGCAGTGAAGAGGCCTTAG